The DNA sequence GGTCACCTCTTGTAAATCGTAATTGGTTATGTTTACCTTTACTCTTTAGCCAGTTTTTAGGCTTTTTCTTGTTTGTGTTCCCGTGTATTTACATGTCCTTTTTTAAGCATGGAGAACCTTTCTTTTTTGGATAGGTTTGTTAAGCATGGAAAACTGGCGCATTCAGCCTTTTCTGATTATATGAAATGAGAGAAATATGAGGATATATTGAGAAAGGAATTTAATAAAATCCTTTTTATTTCATCCGTATTTTTGGTGTAAAGAAATAGCTCTTTTTTTCCATAGATAGTTGAGTAGGCTTGATAGGAGATATCGAGAGTAGACCACATATCATTATATGTTATTTGAGTTCTAGCCTGATGAATTAATGAACTAATATTTGGTCTATCAGTAAAAGCATAAGATGTCGCTTTTAGTCCTGTCCTTAGGAAGGAGAAATGGTCACAGAACTGCTTCTTTTGAGGAATATTTAATAAAAGAATGTCTATTTATAGGAATACCTAGCTATGCTGGAGGAAGCAAAGAAATATGATCACAGAGAGCTGACTAAGAAGCAAGAGCTTTTCTTTTTTCATCCATTAAGGTATACCTTGAGATTATTTGCTGTTTTCACTATagctcaaatatttcattttacTTAATGAGATTTATGCATTTCAGCCCtggaagttgtttctttcttCCACATGGTGCTCGAGTTTGCAACAAATTGCTGGAGTTCATAAAGAGGCAGTATTGGAAGAGAGGCTATGAGGAGGTAATTTGCTTGTGCTTAAGTATATTGGTTGCAAGAATGTTTTGAAATGCAGATTGGAACAATGGAAGTTTAGTTCGGACTGGGCGGACTATTTGACTGGCTGGAGTTCAGTCGGGACATTTCTGTTTCTTGTTAAAACTGCATTTATTTCTTGATTCCATTTGAGATGAATAGTTTACTCCTAATTGTTTAATGGACTGAATTCCTTCTGCCCACTGGACAGAAGAGATCCTCATCTGGTGTCTTGAAATTCTTCATTAACAATCAATTCAATCCTTAGATTAGATCAAAGCAGCAAGGATACTGACATATGTGTAATGTCAGGCACAAACTTTGGTGGAAATACACCATAATTTTAAAAGAATGAAGTGGGCAAGAGCCGAGTCAAACGCTATTATAAGACGTTTAATAGTATACAAGAATGCAAAAGTAATAGAGAGGGAAAAGGCAAAAGCAGCCATTAGTACAAGGCAAGGAATGTGCAAAACAGTCATAGACTGAAAAAGGACACTATAACTTTGAGAAATAACACGACGACTTAGCGGTTCTTTTCTGTATTCTATATCATATAGGCATAGTTGGTGTCTGAAATCAGGCACTCATTACTCAATCAAGGGACATTTTAATCAGAGGATACACATGTCCTAGAAATATAAAAATGCAGACACTAAAATATGTGTTGGACATGCTCCTATATCCATGTAATTTTATATTTTGGCATCCATGCATATGACCAGATATTATGTCTTcgtccttttcttttttcctcttgGCCTATGAGTTGcgtcttctttttctcttttttccacTCCCCCTCTCCTCAACGTAGGAAGAGGGATAAAAGATTGAACTATTGGACCTCAACTGATAAAGTTTTGTGCTGGTTTATTTATGAGTGCTTGTCTTCATACATGCTTATGCAGGTTTGGAGTCCAAATATGTACAACATGCAGTTGTGGGAAACTTCTGGACATGCTGCAAATTACAAGGAGAACATGTTCGTCTTTGAGGTAAAATTTGTGCACTTGTAGCTGCTTTGATATTGTGGTGCATTTGAATAAGTTTTTCATTTGTTTAAAAGCCTAATTTCTGCAACATTGATGTTTGAAGTAGGAATATTTTATGTCAGTAAGAGGAGTTTCTCACATTTATACAGAATGAGGTGAAATTTGTGAGTAGCATAGAGCCCTAAAAATGTGTTCTGATTAAGTAATGAATTAAAAGAAAGAAATCCAGGTATTTTGGCTCCATATGATGGATCAAGTGGGTGCTATCAGATAGAGAAATGTTTCCAATGTGCACAACACTTTTGAGAATTTAAtaagagaataaatttttaatttctggTCCGATTTGCTGAGCAATTTATTGAAGATGAATTATTACAGGTTTAAAACATAGGGCGAAATTCAAAAATCAAAGCAAATAGTTCGTATACTTGATTGCGAAATATGTGGTGACAAAACTTCAGCTGTTTGTGGCTTTCATACGAAAGCTTATATTTAAGGCAGATGTAATATATTTTTGATGAAGTGGTACTATAAATGGCATCAAGTAGATGCATAATACCAGCCATCTTTGTTCATAGTGGTTGGGGACTTCTCTCCTACCTACTAGGTCAAGGGTTCAAGGCTAGGTAACAGTGACAACAAAAAAAGTAGATGCATAATAGCAAAAGCACAAAAATGAGAGTTTTTTAGCTCTGTTACAGTGAGGCCTGTGCTAAAGATAGAGAGCTAACAAAGTCCAAAAGTTTGACATGAGAATCTACAGGGGACAAACTATCCCAGCTACATAAATTTAGAGGACAACTAGCCTTAAGGcagatgtaaatattttttctGGATAAAGCTTAAAGTTTTTGTTCTCTCTGTCAATTGCTTCATGTTTATTATACTAAGCTGCATATTCAAATGTTTAAAAGAAGTTATGAAACTGTGGGACTATTTAAGAGataataaagtaaataaaagTACTTTTTCTCTAACCacttaagcttttagatgagatggtcacgCATATCAACATGATATTAGGTACTGGTTCAAGTCTCACTGCCAACCATTTTACAATAGAATTTCCACCTGCTTGGTCTATAAAAAAACATTAGGCCTGCATGTGAAGAAGCAAGTTGAAGAGATAACTACATCAATAAAAGTGTGCTCTTTTTAACAGTTTAAACTTTTAGATGGGATGATCACACACTTCAACAGACTTTTTCTGTTCTTTCTGTTTAACTTCAATCTCTTTTTGCTCCATCCATTTCATTTTATGTTACAGTGTTTTGACTGGGTATGGAATTTAAGATTTTGCTGATAATGAATGGCAACATTAGAGTAGTTGAAAAGAGAAAACTTTACGTGAAAATTAAAAGCTGAATAGTCTAATGAATGTAAATTCTTGAAAGTTGTGACTTAAAAAAAATTCTTGAAAGTTATGGAAGTTACAAATGTATGAAACATTTTGGAATGTTCCAAAATGGAAAGAGTGTCATATAAACTAGAAAAGAGGAAGTACTTTCTTTTGTTAGCTAGTGATTGTTATATTGCATAGCTCTTTTTGGAGTATCCTCTTGCTTAATTCTATCATAATAGCCATTATATTGGTCCCTAATGATAGTTTACGTTCTAAGGTCATATTACATGcttataatattttgaaatcagtTGTGCCACCGAAAGGCTCAAAGGAGTTATTGATTTATATAGGATTAGTATATAAATTCAATAAACATCAGTAGAATAATAGTATAATCAATACTATAATAGTTAATCtagtttaaaaaataataatagtttATTTAGAAAAATGAATGATAAGATAATTAGTAACTTTTTTAATTTGTTCCAGTGTTTTCGATATATTAAAATGTTTCATACAAAACTTTAGTAGTTCTATTGATGTCCTTACAAATTGCGAGTTGATAAGTGAGGAGACGTGTATGTTCGCAATTATCTTATCTTGCTCATAAATTGACATGCAGGTTATTTAGTTAGGACAGGAAATGCCGGATTATATAGTAGAAACATGAAATTCCTTCACTTATTTGAGATATTTAGTTCTCACAAATAATCTAGATTTGTAttgtttctctttctttctttttgtttaaGTATTCTGTTTATGTTAAACTTGAATAGGTTTTAGTGTCTTGTTTTGTAAGTACTGCCTCTGGGTGAACATATTTAGCTAGGAGCTATCGTTGTTGTGTAATGGTTCTTGCTTCTTCGGGCTGCAGATTGAAAAACAAGAATTTGGGCTGAAGCCAATGAATTGCCCAGGCCATTGTTTAATATTCGATCACAGAGTTCGTTCCTACAGGGGTGAGCTTTTCCAATAGTTACTTTTCTTCTCTTGCTTTATTTGCATGTTTTTGGTTTTACCATTGGTCTGGCGTGCAGTTAATTTGGAACTAATGCATGCCTGATCAGAAATTCTCATGATAACATAGAGACACTTGACCATAAATTGTTGGTGCTACTAGTAAATGCAGAGGCGCTATTTGGTTGTCTATGATATCATGCTGAATCAGATTGTCAAATTACAAAGAATCTCAGCATAGTCCACCTTGTCAAGGGGTGAAACTTCATGTAAATTTGTTGAAAGGATGCCTGTTTATACCTGCAACATGCTCTCCGCAAATATTCGCCTTTCATGAAAATCCGTTGGTTCTCATTATTAATACCGGCCTGTAGTCTTCTGCACCATAAttttatacacacacacacacacacacacacacactataacTAGTAGCATTCTCATTCATGTCATTTTAACTGTAAGCAACACCTCAGTGATTAACCAACAGTTCAATAACGCAGAGCTACCACTCCGTCTGGCTGACTTTGGAGTTCTACACAGGAATGAGGCCAGTGGTGCACTTACTGGCTTAACACGTGTCAGGAGATTTCAGCAGGTATTGTCAcattttttatttccttttgtCTTTTATAGATGAGCATGTAAGCTTTTTCTTAAGGAGCAATAGTGGTTTGTTTCATACACTAAGTTTTGCCATGTGTCATTCTGAAGAACCTCCTTCCTATAAAACCTTTATTACTGTCTCTTTTGTGCTAAGACAACCTCTTTTCTAACCCTATTGCTTTGCAGGATGATGCTCACATCTTTTGCAGGGAGTCACAGGTGGGTTATATGATTTATGACTGTGCAATGAACCTACAGAATTGGAAAATTAGTATGACCTAAATTATTCATGTTGCAGATTAAAGATGAAGTCAAGGGTGTCTTAGATTTCATCAGCTATGTGTATAAGATATTTGGTTTCACTTTCGACCTGAAGTTATCAACGGTACGACTTTTACCATTCCATTGTTTTTCAAATTGTTATAATTGATTTCAGCTAAATGTCGGTCCTACATGCATTCGTTATTATAGTAATGGTTACAGACAGTTGCCCTTGTTATGGAACATTTTTCGTTGTTCCATACTTTTTCTTGTCTGGAACGTGAGCTGCAAGTGCAACTGTTTTTTCCATTGTTCTTATTTCGGGATGTTTCTGTATATGGTCTAACATGCATTTTATGAGTGCTTTCCACATTTCTGTCGTACATTTCTCCATGTATATCCCACTCGTATTTCTGACTTGCAGAGGCCTGAGAAGTATCTTGGAGACTTAGAAAGCTGGAACAAGGCTGAAGATTCTCTTGCGGAAGCATTGGACGAGTTCGGAAAGCCCTGGGAGGTTTGCCATCAAATTTTCTTGGATCTGAGAATTAAAAAAATTTGGACTTTAGACATCATTTATTACAATTTCACACCTTTTTTGGTGCTTCTTTTGTCCCACTCTTCCATTTTGTATGCTACATCACTCAATGATGACACCATTCTACTATAAAGTTGTTTTATGGAGCTTTCACTTTTTTTAGGAATTCTACTTGACTTATATTTACTTTTTTACTATTTAAACTAATATTTTAAATTCCTTGCGCAATCAAATGTTGATGAGAGGTGTAGCTCTTTTTGGGTTACACAACAGGAAAATCGGGATTGTTGTTTTGGGGGGGTGGGTGGGTTACCCTCTAGCAATTTTTCTGTTTATGTCTGGAAAATCGAGGTAGTCACCCCGTTGTGTCTTCTTTTCTTGGTtgttctttttcttaattgcttTAATCTTGACTTTTACTTAAAAGAGTTCTGTTCAATCAGAAAAACGAAGGAGATGGAGCATTTTATGGTCCAAAAATTGATATAAGTGTTTCTGACGCAATGAGAAGAAAATTCCAGTGTGCAACATTGCAGGTTAGATTTGGTCTTATTTTCCTTGGTTCATTCCACAAACAATTCCCCTTTGAACGttgatttaccttcaaactttttAGAAAGATCTATTGCACCACATTGGAAGTATCATCTGAATGCTTTCTTTTTCAGCTTGATTTCCAACTTCCTCAACGATTCAACCTTTCATACTCAGCAGAAGATGAAAATAAGAGGGAGAGACCAGTTATGATACATAGAGCTATACTTGGGTCGGTTGAGCGTATGTTTGCTATTCTTTTGGAGCATTTCAAGGGGAAATGGCCTTTCTGGCTTAGTCCACGTCAAGCAATGGTCTGCCCTGTTTCCGACAAATCTCAGTCATATGCTCTGGAGGTTAGTTTCATTTATGTACTTCATTTAACAAATAGTATTTCATGAATTATTCTTTCCTGTGTAGTTCATCCATTATGAAATTGCTTTAACCTTTTGCTTGTCTTTTATTCAGCTCCGAGAGCGAATACATGATGCTGGTTATTATGTTGATGTGGATACAAGTGACAGGACAATCCAGAAGAAGGTTTGTGTTTAATGCAGTTTATCAGATAGAATGCTCGTCTGTTTCGCGCTAATGCAGGCTCACTGAGcaatttttatatgaaattactaatttacAGTAAATATTTAGGTCCAAGGACGAAGTAAACAAATTCCCTGTTTGTTGGTTAGAGTTTATTttataaaaaggaaataaaagacTACTTCTATGTGGAAATCATCTATGCAGTGTCACATAAGTTAGGTCTGTTTGGAGACTCACTTGGTATAAAAGACTCAGTTCCTTCCAACAATAACCATTATGTTTTTAAAGTCCTTGTGTTGATATATCAGCTAAAGTCAATAGTGGTCACTTATTTTGTGACTGGATTGGTATTAAGGACTGGCAAGGACTGCCGTCCTGAATTTGTTAAGCTACATTTGGCTTCAGAAATGCTATTAGAGAAGTTTACTAGTGGActgaaaaatagaaaaagaaggaTGTAACATACGCCCACAGAATAATGGGAAATGTAAATTTTTATTGTATATCCAATCCTGTACTCTGAAGCAAGCCATCAGAATGACATAATGCTTTCAGCTTTGAAGCTAATATGCTATGAAGATTTGATGAAGTAACTTAAATATTTCTCACGCAATACAAGTTCAGTCTCAAATCAAAATTCTTGTTGGCCTGTTAAAAAGAAATGCTTGTTTATGGCTGTTAATGTATGTGCAGGTACGAGAGGCTCAAGTGGCACAATATAACTATATTCTGGTTGTTGGAGAAGCGGAAGCCAGTAGTCGGCAGGTATCTTTATTGTCCCCGACCTGCATCGTATATATCGTTTTATGATTGCAACTGAACAAAGTGAAAAAATAGTATCCAGATTACTTTGTTCTGGCTCCATTATTTTAGTGATCTTTCTAAGTTCAGACTGATAAGTTGGTTAAAAACAATCGTTTTCCTTTAAATTTGAATAGTTGGAACATTCGGAACAGCAAGTCAGCATTCAAGTTTTCAGGGTACTAGATCTCGAATAGTTGGAACATCTAGATTTCTTTGAACATGATTTCATTTACTTTGCATTAAATAGTTGCAAGCTGCACAATAGCTCTTGCTATTGGGAATGATGTAGTTCATGGTTTATGCTTCTGTCAGTTCTTGGTTTCTTTCTGTAATCCTTCATGCATTCTCCTCCATAGGaattttttcttttctaattttaAATCTAATAGTCAATATTCAACTGCTTATTCTTGCTGAAAAATCTGATCTATGTATAAAAATGATTTCAGGTGAGCGTTCGAGTGAGAGACAAGCCTGATCATCAAGTCATGACAGTTGACGACCTCCTCGGTCACTTCAAAGATATGGTTGCATCATTTCAATAGGAGACACTGCTGCTTGTGCATTGTACTACTGAAGAAATGTAGCCTACAATCAAATTTCAATTTTCCTACATGTATGAGAATGTAATGCATGCCACTAAACTCAGTCTATTTGTTTTTCAGTAATTGAAAGCTATTCTATTACAACAATCTGATATACATTCAGTAGGAAATTTTGTATTATACTCGTATTTTCTTACAAGCTGGTTGGTAATTTGTTTCTCATTAGCTGTTTAATCTTTTCTTTCTTCTGATGTCTGAAGTGGAATCGAATTGTGATTGACAGTAGGTAGCCCAAAATGGTTTGTGAGTAGTTGTTTTTCCCAAATAGGTTAATCTACTACGTAAACAGCAAGTCAGCATTAACGTTTTCGTGGTGCTAGATGCCGTGTCTGTCTTAGTTTACAAGTGTGCTACTTTTTGACAAATACTACTGGATGGAATTTCAGTCTTGCCAGAAATTTTTTATGTTTAACAGTATATTATAGCATCTCTCGAGTTCAATTTTAGAACTCCCTGATAAAAACCATATATTGCTAGCTCCATTAACTAAACAAGAAGATGAGGGATAATACTTTTGATTTCGCTATCGGTGATGGAAATCTTAAACTTGTTAACTCTTATGGTGAATTGCTTCCCCTGACTTTTTAGAGATCCAAAGTATCCGAAAACAAGACCCTACAATGCTTTTTGTGATGAAGCATGTTCGCTGTTTCGTTAAATGAGCAAGTCATTTTGAGAAGGTTGTTCAAAAGGATAAATTCCAGGGCGTTACTCTCTTGAACCAAGAAGTTATTTTGTTACAAATGTTTACAGCTCAATGAATCTTTATAACTCGTGGCCAGAAAGCGTCATATTTTCATGCTGTAAGACATTTTACATGTAAAATGATTGCTAATGTCATATCATATGGAAGCTCTTTTGCCATTGCAATCACCTCCGCCTTGTACGGTGACCATGAATCTTTTGATCTTTTTCCCCTCCCTTTTGGTGATAAATAGTTGAAAGTGCCAATGTCAATTCTTGACAAGGGATTTTACTTGTGATTGGAAATATATCACTATTCGACTGTGGTAAAGGTTGATGCTATAAGCATGAGATATCAAAAGGCGGGAAAAGTTGTTAGTAGACGCAAGGAAAATTACCAAGGGAATATTTTCAAAATTCACCACAACACTgagtgaagcaaaaaagaagagaCTAGAATTACTTTGTTAGCTGTGGAGAAGATCAATTCTTCCTAATAATACAATCTAAACATTACATTCCAAACAATACCCTTAATTAATTACCATAATGACTTGTAATTAATATCCATTATTTGGCATGCTGCTACTTACATTCAAATCAGGATGATAACCAAAATGCTGCTGATGATTATAATGGTGATGGTGATGACTATAGGATGACATTGAACTACTACTCTCTCCACCTTGATGATCTAATttctcattattattattattgttattcctagttttttcttcatcattattgTCCTCGTCTTCATCATATTCTTCTTTAGCCACTTTCTCCGACCCCAACATTTCAACACTAGGCCTATATTGGGGTTGGTACTCACAATAGGTAGGTATTGAACTTGTCATTCCAGCAGCATCTGCTGGAACGACGGATGGCAGCTTGGAAAGTAGTGCTTCCAAGCTGCTCATTGAAGGCGTTATCTTCATGTGTTGATGATGATTGAGATGTTCGTAGAATTCAGCTGGTGCCGGAGTTGCTGCTAAATTGGCTTGTAAGTGCCACGCGTCGGGTGGCGCGCCATAACCGTCCATCTTGAAAGGATATGCTGAGGAAGATGGATGTGGCAGTAGAACTCCTGGAATGCTTTCTATGTAGCTAAACTTCTTTCTTAGTAGCACCACATAGCTCAGGTCTTCTATGACCTATATAATTAGTCGGCCCAGTAAGCTTCAACAATATATATgactacaaagaaaaaaaaaaggacctATGTAGTCCATCATACATATTAGCTGATGTGTTTATGTTATGTGCCGGCATTATAAATAATTTCTAAACTAGCAGTGCGATCTGATAACGCTAAAACTCTTTACACCACCAGTGcacataaaataaacttttaTATAGTGTTGGTTTTAAGGGTTTTTGAGTGGGGTGGGTGAGTAGGGTAGAGGGATAAAGAGATTATACCTTATGAACAGCTCCTAACTGAATGACACCTTCTCTAACAGCAATCAAGGCTATAGTCTGAAAACAACAAAGGATAAAGCAACCATTTGATCCAAGAATCCTAACTGAAATATAATGTTATAGAATGTGGTCATGACTTTTTTACCTTTATACCAGAACGGAACTGAGCTTCCCAAGTTCTTGGGTGCTGTtggaaaaagaaatagaaaaatgAATAAGAGACAAAATAAAAAGTATGGAAAATTAATAAAGATATACATATATTTAAGCTTAGAATATGTACTTACAGAATCAGCAGAGTTGTGCCATGCAGATAAGAAATTGATTTCTTGTTCATTAGGTTCTTTATAGATCCATTTATGACTGTGATCTGCTGCTACTTTTCCAATTATActgcaaaaataaagaaaaaaacctTGGAATAATTGAAAGGTACAGAAGGAAATAAAATTTTGCATATTGTTATTTTGTTATATACCCTTCTCCATAGTTGTAGATTTCATGGGACATCTTGAAAAAAAGCTCAGGTTGTAATCCTTGATATTCTCCATAATTATTAGTAGAAGATCCTTGACATTCATTATTCCCATTCATCTCTGCTGTTGATGCTGCAAAATTGCAAAAACCATCTTCCCATACCAATATCCTATCATTTTATtataccaaaaataaaaataaaaataagctaATATTCCCATCTATCtagcaaaagaagaagaagaattgatATATCATATATATATGAGCAAACATTTACCAGTTTCTTCTATTCCCTCTTGACCTATCATATGCTCCTCCTTGACTATCCCACCTAATTCAAAAGAAATACAATTAGCATTATATATGTGACTTGTGTTTATGAAAATGAATTAATTGAAATAGCCGATTTCAGATATCAGATGGTTAAACAAAAAAAGGTTAATAACTGAACGAAAAGTATACTTGGGAGGAGGATAGTTTCTGGGCAAGATTCTCCAAAAGACAGCATAAACCCATTGAGAATTTTCATGAATACACAAACTTCTTAGAGAGTGTTGAAGAAGATGAGTAACTGCTAAAGAGCTAAGTTGTTCTTCCATTTGGAATTAATATTTTAACACAATTAACTTCTTTCCTTTGACACTTGAAAGAAATAGTGCTTCTCTCCTATAATAATTTGTTTGTGTTAAGAGAAGCAAAGACATAACACCCTTTATTACTTTATATAAGGACACCACCAAAGAAATAGTATCACATTTATAAATTATACCTCTTCCCTTCTTTCTCTCtcatatataattattataattataatgAGAGAAAAGAAGGTGTTTTCAAGATTTTACCAAAATGGACTGCAGAAGGCCCCACGCTTTTGCCTGCCCGGTTTCCAATAATCTCTTTTCCAAACCCCTCCATTCAAAAAAAGATACATATATTGATGCTGTAATAAAATTTATATCATTAATGACAGTCCGGTGCACAAAGGATTTGGGGAGGTATTGCATCCAGGAGATGTGATATAAACAACTTATCATAATATAAGCATTAGTGgttgcttccacggctcgaatcTGTAACCTATAAGTCACACGGAAATAACTCCACCGTTAATAAATTTTCATATGTTGCAATAGATAGCTTCATTTTTAGGTTGCTTTATATATAGTTACTTGtaattatcttttttttttttttttgtgccgAGGATCTATCGAAAACAACTTCTCTATTCCcccagagtaggggtaaggtctgcgtacacactaccctccccagaaccCACTCGTCagatttcactgggttgttgttgttgtacttgtagTTATCTTTTAAATGACTGATTTATACTATTACCACATATAAATTAAACTCCCATTTAAATATGTCTTTAATCctctaaaaaagaaaagaaaaaggaagaaaaaaaaacccCAATTATGTGTTTATTGGAAGGACCAAAAACTTTATGATTCTAAAACCATTATGAGTTTTATAAATATCTCTGAATTTCTACCTTATGCCAATTTCAATATTTTGAGAGTTGAGACCTCATTTGCTATATGCAGGAATCTCTTTTACAATAGTTCTAATGCTAGTCTTTATTTCTCAACATATTTGGCACTCACTTCAGTCCCAGGGAAAATATTTGGGTCCTCCTATTTATTTTCTACTTAGATTCCAATTTCATTTATTTATTGAATATTAATCAATGTGGAATATAGAAACTACACTTTTATTGGGTTTTCTGCATTTTATCGTTTAACTATTTTCTGCAAAAGTTTTATACCTTGGGACCTACTAAGACTGTTCACCAAGTTTTTTGGATACTACAATTTTATTTCTAACATTAGTAATATTCAATGGACCAATCCTATCTATAGTCGAGTTTCCTTCTATTTTCTTAAATGTATTTGGAGGCAATTTACATATCAAcggtggatatctagtttcaacAATACgttatggttgaactcataattcGTTTTAGTTGCTGGAttcataattaaatatttataaataatgtCTAAGCAATCGTGAGAATCTATACTTAATACTCTAACTATGCCCTTGTATATGTAGTTACAGTTACACAAAATTCACGCCTTAAATGACAATAGGTGTATTGATACTCTGTATCTGATGATTTAAAATCTTGAATTTACCTCCACTAAAAGAAATGGCCTCAATCATCCTTTAAAAAATGGTCAACATAACATGAATTAATGTTAAGGTTGTCATAAAAATTAGGCCGTTCAAGTCACCAATCATATTgccaaaaaaattaaatatgacaGACTTTGAATGTTGCACAACTGTGAAAGTAATGCCTATCAAAATTAAGAACCAAACAAAATAGCAACACCTGTTTATAACCCACCTCAAAAATTGAACATGCCAAATTAAAGAATTATGCTCTATCACAATAAAACGTAAAAGATTTTTTTACTGTCGATAGATTTTAACATGCTATAGCAGGTTGTCTGTCTTATTTTTTAGTTAGGACACTAACCTCGATTATTATGAATAAATCTATAGTTCTCTTTTTAAGTGACTTTACAGTATAGGCTTTTTTATAAATGATCGGCGCACAGAAATTAAAGTATATTACAAATCATTGTTTGTGAGATAATTTTGGAAGAAATACATGTCAAAAACAAAAAGTATAAACAAAACCTAACACAAGCTGAAGCTCGTGCATTTGCCCAAAGAAGTCAAATCTCCAAAACAAGGAAGTCGAATTTAAGAGCCTAACAAGTTATACTTGGTACCAAAAATTGATAGAAATTAAAAAGTTCAATAAATCCAATAGTCTTATGACATATGTGCCATGAATGCGTCTGTTTTCTTTGACCAattcaatcttcttttcttttcagACTGTTATTACAATTAATAGCCGCA is a window from the Nicotiana tomentosiformis chromosome 10, ASM39032v3, whole genome shotgun sequence genome containing:
- the LOC104113596 gene encoding protein RICE SALT SENSITIVE 3-like, which translates into the protein MEEQLSSLAVTHLLQHSLRSLCIHENSQWVYAVFWRILPRNYPPPKWDSQGGAYDRSRGNRRNWILVWEDGFCNFAASTAEMNGNNECQGSSTNNYGEYQGLQPELFFKMSHEIYNYGEGIIGKVAADHSHKWIYKEPNEQEINFLSAWHNSADSHPRTWEAQFRSGIKTIALIAVREGVIQLGAVHKVIEDLSYVVLLRKKFSYIESIPGVLLPHPSSSAYPFKMDGYGAPPDAWHLQANLAATPAPAEFYEHLNHHQHMKITPSMSSLEALLSKLPSVVPADAAGMTSSIPTYCEYQPQYRPSVEMLGSEKVAKEEYDEDEDNNDEEKTRNNNNNNNEKLDHQGGESSSSMSSYSHHHHHYNHQQHFGYHPDLNVSSSMPNNGY
- the LOC104113595 gene encoding threonine--tRNA ligase, mitochondrial 1, whose protein sequence is MLLASRLFTQSLIRRPPPCKQFLLLRSFSSEPPMGKTPKGSEANSSAASYPKDESYLQNVIPKRIALFESIQNEQRLQRLSLSPDPIKIELPSGTMKEGKKWNTTPLDIAKEISKSLASNALIAKVNGVLWDLLRPLEGDCKLELFTFDSDEGRDTFWHSSAHILGESLERTYGCKLCIGPCTTRGEGFYYDAFYGELGLNEDHFKRIESEAAKAVSEKQPFERIEVSRQQALDMFSDNRFKVEIIKDLPEDKTITVYRCGPLVDLCRGPHIPNTSFVKALACTKASSAYWRGDKDRESLQRVYGISYPDKKQLKEYLAMLEEAKKYDHRELTKKQELFFFHPLSPGSCFFLPHGARVCNKLLEFIKRQYWKRGYEEVWSPNMYNMQLWETSGHAANYKENMFVFEIEKQEFGLKPMNCPGHCLIFDHRVRSYRELPLRLADFGVLHRNEASGALTGLTRVRRFQQDDAHIFCRESQIKDEVKGVLDFISYVYKIFGFTFDLKLSTRPEKYLGDLESWNKAEDSLAEALDEFGKPWEKNEGDGAFYGPKIDISVSDAMRRKFQCATLQLDFQLPQRFNLSYSAEDENKRERPVMIHRAILGSVERMFAILLEHFKGKWPFWLSPRQAMVCPVSDKSQSYALELRERIHDAGYYVDVDTSDRTIQKKVREAQVAQYNYILVVGEAEASSRQVSVRVRDKPDHQVMTVDDLLGHFKDMVASFQ